The following DNA comes from Anopheles coustani chromosome 2, idAnoCousDA_361_x.2, whole genome shotgun sequence.
TGTTCATATTTGCGTTTTTCGATGGACTAGCACCCTGCCACTGGGACCTCGCCGTCGAACGCACCAGGATCCTGCAGTGGTGTTGCTCCGATTGGACGAACCATGACGACTAGAGCTAGCGTGTTAGTTTGAAtaaggttgtttttcttttcttgcccCATCATAGTCGTGCTTTGAAGTACAAAATAAAGCGGTGGGAACCACGTAAATGAGCGAAAGTAACAATGAAAATACTATTCATTTACGCAATGGGATTTCAATGGAAGAGATTTCGATTCAATTATACACCCTTCTAGACATTGACGTAGCTATTTAGACATTTTAGGAAATCGATCTTTTTTTCGATAAAAAGGATCATTTATATAATACTAAAAGTGAACATGCTTTGTAATGAATGCAAATTAAGCCTAAAGAGAACACAATTGCATTGACAATACAAATACACTAACCCACAAACTGTTGATATTCTATCTCACATTTTAAACTACCATGCTGTTGGATTTTAGGTATTAAGAATATgaccatatgataattgaagtaaaagtaaattcaAGGTAAGATACgtaaaaatcaaatgaaaaataccgaattacaaaatttaaatcaatgaAAGCATTCGAAGGAGTTTGTGAATGAACTTTCTTCAAATGCATCCATACTTGTGTATTAATTTATCATTACATTATAGTTCTTATATGCGCActaaaacgcaaaaaaaatctttcataGTTTGACCAAATTTTCTATGATTTGACTTTGAATCTAAGATCTTTTGATTTAGGTCCATAAATTAAAACAGCTTTAGAACTCTTAATAaaacagttggtccccgcagtacgcgatactcgatatacgcgaattcgcaatacgcgattttttacaactgacagctcatagcgttgcttgagttctgactagtcaattttactttgttttggtagaatgaagtttttaatatgcactttttaacagagaCATAATTATGCAATGTAAGAAATAGAACGCTTATTAGTGATTTcgataaaagatatgttaaataagcggttccctctcagtgtcaactcttcaatatgaggtataaacgaaatggcagaggaaatccgcaatacgcgaaaattcgatatacgctattgcgtccggtcccaaacattcgcgtactgcggggaccaactgtaccTGTAACATTTTTCTCAAATAGAGAACGCTTTTTGTTACCATTTTCAAAAGACGTTTCTTAACCATTTTCAAAAGACGCTATACTGGTGCAGTTTATATTATTGTTCATGTAAGTTCATGATTAAACGATCTTCCATGTGATTTTATAGTCATATagtcatagtttttttttataaagtttAAAACCTAAGTGGAAAACTAAGTAAAAACTGTCAATAGTATGTAAGGCATCTtggtaaatttaaataaaaagtattTGATACTTGAAGCCCGCTCTACAATGCTTATTGCACTTACCTTCtccggtttctttttcccgatTGGGGACGGAATTTTCGCCTCTTCCTCCGACGCGAACCGGTTGAACTTCATCATCTTTTCTTTCAcacttaatttgttttcctcggCGGCCACCACCACACCTTCGTCCGGTTCGTTGGGAACATTCTCCTTATTCTCGCCCGGACCCTCCACAACGGGGTCTGCCGGTTTCTCCTCCACAGAGTTCTGCCGTGAGTTTACCAGCGAGCTACTACCCGTTTCACTAACACGTTTTCGTGGTGGAATGGCCGGAGGAACGGACTCGTCGAACTTGTACACATCAGCACTTTGCCTACGTCCGCCGACATCCTGCGGTTGGCGCGTGTCACTGCTATGGCTGCGGACAAGAACCGGGTTCACTTTCTTCACGTCAACACTGGCAAATTCACTACCGAAACTTATTTCCGATCCGCTGCGACCGATTTCCGAACTGTTCCGGCGATTCAAGGCCACACTGCCGCGTGGACTACCGTGATAGGAGACCGCTTCCGGTGACACGATTGGCGGTGGACGGTACGGTGGCGGAGCACGCATCGGAGAAGCTTCACCATCGGACGGTACGATTCCGTAGGACCGAGAAGCCGGACTCATCGGCTGCGATACGGTCATGTTCAGCAAGTCTTCTGTTGGAATTTCGTCGTAGAACTTTCGCCGCAGAACCAGATACTTTTCATTACCTTCGTGTTTGATCGAAGCAAGCACGTTCACGTACGTCTTGAATTGCTTTCTGGCGTCATctgtttgcaaataaaaatcactCATTAGGCAACATTATCGTGAAAAGAGAAGGAAATCACTTTGAAAATAGCCTTTTACCAACATTCTATCAGTCAGGCAGGCAACGATGAATCAACAAGTGATTATAAAGTGTACCTGATGACGGTACCTACCTTGTGTATCTTTGTTCGTAAGAAAGCTCCGAAAATGCTTCACCAGCGCATGGTTTGTCACTTTGCAATTGTTCTGCAACATGAACTTGCGTATTTCCAGCAGCGAGAGTTCTTTCGGTAGGTTTTCCATGGTTAAAACTAGACAAAAAACACTAAATTGTTTAACACAGCACGCAcgaagcaaacacaaacaaacaa
Coding sequences within:
- the LOC131263019 gene encoding ankyrin repeat domain-containing protein SOWAHC encodes the protein MENLPKELSLLEIRKFMLQNNCKVTNHALVKHFRSFLTNKDTQDDARKQFKTYVNVLASIKHEGNEKYLVLRRKFYDEIPTEDLLNMTVSQPMSPASRSYGIVPSDGEASPMRAPPPYRPPPIVSPEAVSYHGSPRGSVALNRRNSSEIGRSGSEISFGSEFASVDVKKVNPVLVRSHSSDTRQPQDVGGRRQSADVYKFDESVPPAIPPRKRVSETGSSSLVNSRQNSVEEKPADPVVEGPGENKENVPNEPDEGVVVAAEENKLSVKEKMMKFNRFASEEEAKIPSPIGKKKPEKSPEETINAENLLQHPNAKEWLIAAAKSDYQLLAKLSSEHPTLVKLQFLSSYTALHWAAKHGNEDVIKLVAGKLKADVNARTNGGYTALHIATQFGRNDIFELLCNVYKADRDVFDWSGKKPLEYQKQMTSVSASTYSKIKARKKHSEKDSGFLRIGSLNVRVKKTTEAFSNFLGVGTNQTRMPPTAIRASAPPDALFIDKLHKTWGSADNIQQEDSAMPPPKFGGVKKRRQKRDIEYDPSNDQFSQSVPTTPSQVRAPVGTLSEHPDGESMGDSDSDTACGFDSNWRPTYI